One window from the genome of Pandoraea fibrosis encodes:
- a CDS encoding PAS domain-containing protein, with product MSASVDVNQLVQVVGDAIVVADPHNVITLWNSGAEKMFGFSAAEAVGQPLDIIIPERLRTRHNEGYAKTMETGQTKYGSDLLKVPAAHKDGRSLSIAFTVALLHGADGEVTGIVAVIRDETARFQEDRQLRKRLAELEAKLAATAG from the coding sequence ATGAGTGCATCCGTCGACGTCAATCAGTTGGTGCAGGTGGTAGGCGACGCCATCGTGGTCGCCGATCCGCACAACGTCATCACGCTGTGGAATTCCGGCGCAGAAAAGATGTTCGGTTTCTCAGCGGCCGAAGCTGTCGGTCAGCCGCTGGACATCATCATTCCCGAGCGGCTGCGCACGCGTCACAACGAAGGCTATGCCAAGACGATGGAGACCGGGCAGACGAAGTACGGCAGCGATCTGTTGAAAGTGCCTGCCGCGCACAAGGACGGCCGGAGCCTGTCGATCGCGTTCACGGTAGCGCTGCTGCATGGTGCCGACGGCGAAGTGACCGGCATCGTCGCGGTGATCCGCGACGAGACGGCACGCTTCCAGGAGGACCGTCAGTTGCGCAAGCGCCTGGCCGAACTGGAGGCCAAGCTGGCGGCCACGGCAGGCTGA
- the frc gene encoding formyl-CoA transferase: protein MSKPLEGIKIIDFTHVQAGPACTQLLAWFGADVIKVERPGSGDVTRSQLRDIPDADALYFTMLNSNKRSLTLDTKTPEGKEVLEKLVKESDVLVENFAPGALDRMGFTWERLNELNPKLIVASVKGFSDGHHYDDLKVYENVAQCAGGAASTTGFWDGPPTVSAAALGDSNTGMHLAIGILTALIGRGQTGRGQKVAVSMQDSVINLCRVKLRDQQRLDRVGYLEEYPQYPHGEFSDVVPRGGNAGGGGQPGWVLKCKGWETDPNAYIYFTIQGHAWEPICRALGKPEWISDPNYATAQARQPHIFDIFATIEEWLADKTKYEAVDILRKFDIPCAPVLSMKEIANDPSLRASGTIVEVPHKERGSYLTVGSPIKFSGLKPEITGSPLLGEHTDEILAELGYSKDQIANLHSSRSV from the coding sequence ATGAGCAAACCCCTCGAAGGTATCAAGATCATCGACTTCACGCACGTTCAAGCCGGCCCCGCCTGCACGCAGTTGCTGGCCTGGTTCGGTGCGGACGTCATCAAGGTGGAGCGCCCCGGTTCGGGCGACGTCACGCGTAGCCAACTGCGCGACATCCCCGACGCCGATGCCTTGTACTTCACGATGCTCAACAGCAACAAGCGCTCGCTGACGCTGGACACGAAGACGCCGGAAGGCAAGGAAGTGCTCGAGAAGCTCGTGAAGGAATCGGACGTGCTCGTCGAAAACTTCGCTCCGGGCGCGCTCGACCGCATGGGCTTCACGTGGGAGCGTCTGAACGAACTGAATCCGAAGCTGATCGTGGCATCGGTCAAGGGCTTCTCGGACGGTCACCACTACGACGACCTGAAGGTCTATGAGAACGTGGCGCAGTGCGCCGGCGGTGCGGCTTCGACGACCGGCTTCTGGGACGGTCCCCCGACGGTGTCGGCCGCCGCACTCGGCGACAGCAACACCGGTATGCACCTGGCGATCGGCATTCTGACGGCCCTCATCGGCCGTGGTCAGACGGGCCGCGGTCAGAAGGTCGCCGTCTCGATGCAGGACTCGGTGATCAACCTGTGCCGTGTGAAGCTGCGCGACCAACAGCGTCTGGATCGTGTCGGCTACCTCGAAGAGTATCCGCAGTACCCGCATGGCGAGTTCAGCGACGTGGTGCCGCGTGGCGGCAACGCAGGCGGTGGCGGCCAGCCGGGCTGGGTGCTCAAGTGCAAGGGCTGGGAGACGGACCCGAACGCGTATATCTATTTCACGATTCAGGGACACGCCTGGGAGCCGATCTGCCGCGCGCTGGGCAAGCCGGAATGGATCTCCGATCCGAACTACGCCACGGCACAAGCCCGTCAACCGCACATCTTCGACATCTTCGCGACCATCGAAGAGTGGCTTGCCGACAAGACGAAGTACGAAGCGGTCGACATCCTGCGCAAGTTCGACATTCCTTGCGCACCGGTGCTGTCGATGAAGGAAATCGCGAACGATCCGTCGCTGCGCGCTTCGGGCACGATCGTGGAAGTGCCGCACAAGGAACGTGGTTCGTACCTGACCGTTGGCAGCCCGATCAAGTTCTCGGGCCTGAAGCCGGAAATCACGGGCTCGCCGCTGCTGGGTGAGCACACCGACGAGATTCTGGCCGAGCTGGGTTACAGCAAGGACCAGATCGCGAACCTGCATTCGTCGCGTTCGGTGTAA